The Bifidobacterium eulemuris genome includes a window with the following:
- a CDS encoding aminotransferase class I/II-fold pyridoxal phosphate-dependent enzyme translates to MSRRAAESNPFRAMVFGEKADRMIADGVDVIKLSLGEPDFGAPPAVRDAMREQYDGRALPYTAAMGLPELRRAIADFYHERHALDIDPKRIVITAGGSAALLLATALTVDPGDDVMVADPSYPCNRELVRSFEGNVVDVPTSAATRFHLTDELVERYWTERTKAVMITSPSNPTGTTIGFDMLSRVCALAAGRGAWRIVDETYLDLADREPDGTKVRSVLACDPGAIVCNSFSKFFGMTGWRLGWAIMPDDDAVLTAVDDLATNYYLCAHTPTQHAALACFTPDSLAECERRRRELLARRAIVVEGLRRIGLPVEVEPNGAFYAYFNVSSTGMDAWTFCERALADAHVALTPGRDFGAATADTHVRLSYAASREALAEGLERLGRFVR, encoded by the coding sequence ATGTCGCGACGCGCGGCGGAATCCAACCCCTTCCGCGCGATGGTGTTCGGTGAGAAGGCCGACCGTATGATCGCGGACGGCGTCGACGTGATCAAACTCAGCCTCGGCGAGCCCGACTTCGGCGCGCCGCCCGCCGTGCGCGACGCGATGCGCGAGCAATACGACGGACGCGCCCTGCCCTACACCGCGGCCATGGGGCTGCCCGAACTCAGGCGCGCCATCGCCGACTTCTACCACGAACGGCACGCGCTCGACATCGATCCCAAACGTATCGTCATCACCGCGGGAGGTTCGGCCGCGCTGCTGCTTGCCACCGCGCTGACCGTCGACCCCGGCGACGATGTGATGGTCGCCGACCCCTCGTATCCATGCAACCGCGAGCTCGTGCGCTCCTTCGAAGGCAATGTCGTGGACGTGCCGACCAGCGCCGCGACCCGCTTCCATCTGACGGATGAACTCGTCGAACGGTATTGGACCGAACGCACCAAAGCCGTGATGATCACCTCGCCTTCGAATCCGACCGGCACCACCATCGGCTTCGACATGCTCTCCCGAGTCTGCGCGCTGGCCGCCGGTCGCGGCGCATGGCGCATCGTGGACGAGACCTACCTCGATCTGGCCGACCGCGAGCCGGACGGCACCAAGGTGCGTTCCGTGCTCGCCTGCGATCCGGGCGCCATTGTGTGCAACAGTTTCTCCAAATTCTTCGGCATGACCGGATGGCGGCTCGGCTGGGCCATCATGCCCGACGACGACGCCGTGCTCACCGCGGTCGACGATCTGGCCACCAACTACTACCTGTGCGCGCATACACCCACCCAACACGCGGCGCTCGCCTGCTTCACCCCCGACAGCCTCGCCGAATGCGAGCGCCGGCGTCGGGAGCTGCTCGCCCGCCGCGCCATCGTGGTCGAGGGACTCAGGCGCATCGGGCTGCCGGTGGAGGTGGAGCCGAACGGCGCGTTCTACGCCTACTTCAACGTCTCCTCGACCGGAATGGACGCGTGGACCTTCTGCGAGCGCGCGTTGGCGGACGCGCATGTGGCGCTGACCCCCGGCCGTGATTTCGGCGCGGCCACCGCCGACACGCATGTGCGTCTGTCGTACGCCGCTTCGCGCGAGGCGCTGGCGGAAGGGCTGGAGCGGCTGGGGAGGTTTGTGAGGTGA
- a CDS encoding endonuclease/exonuclease/phosphatase family protein, with product MAGLAGKGRRRHRILGAFAGIFAVAALLGTAARELPADLQELPYVPVVVSATPWFTLLALLALLLAIISRRVVMALIAVIAIGLNVYWQLPFFQPSATLPDEAQQAVASASADTSDAYARVMTLNVYKGQADAQEIVDLVRDQRVEVLALQETTDDFVERLNEAGIEYYLPYANVSSSDGVYGNGIWSAAPQSDPADDDVNSSASFMPGGTVDFAGTEVRFVSVHTTAPVPGYWAQWKRSLDELALMRADTDTRYIFMGDFNATYDHTPFRNFLGDRFTDAARQSGHGFTFTWPMDRTYLPAFAGIDHVVLDQGMTAGQCRTVKVTGSDHAALLATIAV from the coding sequence ATGGCAGGATTGGCTGGCAAAGGCAGGAGACGTCATCGCATTCTCGGCGCGTTCGCCGGAATCTTCGCCGTCGCGGCGTTGCTGGGCACGGCCGCGCGCGAGCTTCCCGCCGACTTGCAGGAACTCCCTTATGTGCCGGTCGTCGTCTCCGCCACGCCGTGGTTCACGCTATTGGCGTTACTCGCGCTGCTGCTCGCCATCATCTCCCGTCGTGTGGTGATGGCGCTGATCGCCGTCATTGCCATCGGATTGAACGTCTACTGGCAGTTGCCGTTCTTCCAACCATCCGCCACACTGCCCGACGAAGCGCAGCAGGCGGTGGCCTCGGCCTCGGCCGACACCTCGGACGCCTACGCGCGCGTGATGACGCTCAACGTCTACAAAGGCCAGGCCGACGCGCAGGAGATCGTCGATCTGGTACGCGACCAACGCGTCGAGGTGCTGGCTCTGCAGGAGACGACCGATGATTTCGTGGAACGGCTGAACGAGGCCGGCATCGAATATTACCTGCCGTACGCCAACGTCTCCTCGTCGGATGGCGTGTATGGCAACGGCATCTGGTCGGCCGCGCCGCAATCCGACCCGGCCGACGACGACGTGAACTCCAGCGCCTCGTTCATGCCGGGCGGCACGGTGGACTTCGCCGGCACCGAGGTGCGTTTCGTCTCCGTGCACACCACCGCCCCGGTTCCCGGCTATTGGGCCCAGTGGAAACGCTCGCTGGACGAACTCGCCCTGATGCGAGCCGACACCGACACGCGATACATATTCATGGGCGATTTCAACGCCACCTACGACCACACGCCCTTCCGCAACTTCCTCGGCGACCGATTCACGGACGCGGCCCGCCAGTCCGGACACGGATTCACCTTCACTTGGCCCATGGATCGAACGTATCTGCCTGCGTTCGCCGGCATCGACCATGTGGTGCTCGACCAGGGCATGACGGCCGGCCAATGCCGGACGGTGAAGGTCACCGGGTCGGATCATGCGGCCCTGCTGGCCACCATCGCGGTCTGA
- a CDS encoding exodeoxyribonuclease VII small subunit, with translation MTEKNTAPASSLSDKEREAIAQMPYEEARDKLIQAVQALEAGGLNLDQSMRQWEIGEALAKRAQSLLNDVRAKLDAAQAAQSSGADTAGTQDNLS, from the coding sequence ATGACCGAGAAAAACACCGCCCCCGCGTCCTCCCTCAGCGATAAGGAACGCGAGGCCATCGCGCAGATGCCGTATGAGGAGGCGCGAGACAAGCTCATCCAAGCCGTGCAGGCGCTGGAGGCCGGAGGGCTGAACCTCGACCAGTCGATGCGCCAATGGGAGATCGGCGAGGCGCTGGCCAAGCGCGCGCAGAGTCTGCTCAACGACGTGCGCGCCAAGCTGGACGCCGCCCAAGCCGCGCAGTCCTCCGGCGCGGATACGGCGGGGACTCAGGACAATCTGTCCTGA
- a CDS encoding SDR family oxidoreductase produces the protein MRDYDAIYPLDKWRDPDYKVMDKFSLNGKKGFVTGGAGGIGRNAAAAWAEAGADVAIVDIEPKKGELEALAAELSERYGVRVVPMLCDVSDREQVAALKTQLVDELGTVDIAFLNAGVNVPGDDADEPYEVWRTTIDINLTGAYMTAQIAQNIMREHGHGGSLIFTSSLSGHNANYIAGGPSPVAAYGATKAGIYEYARYLGAALAPYGIRSNVISPGYVWSGIHVGRIDDAVHDAMIDVVPMKRFGCNDELAGALLFLASDASSYITGANLQIDGGYAIY, from the coding sequence ATGCGTGATTATGATGCGATCTATCCCCTCGATAAATGGCGCGATCCCGACTATAAGGTGATGGACAAGTTCTCGTTGAACGGCAAGAAAGGATTCGTCACCGGCGGTGCCGGTGGCATCGGACGCAACGCCGCCGCCGCGTGGGCGGAGGCCGGCGCCGACGTGGCCATCGTCGACATCGAACCGAAAAAGGGCGAGTTGGAGGCGCTGGCGGCCGAACTGTCCGAACGCTACGGCGTGCGCGTCGTGCCGATGCTGTGCGACGTGTCCGACCGCGAGCAGGTCGCCGCGCTGAAAACCCAATTGGTGGACGAGCTCGGCACGGTCGACATCGCGTTTCTGAACGCCGGCGTCAACGTGCCTGGCGACGACGCCGACGAGCCGTATGAGGTGTGGCGTACAACCATCGACATCAACCTGACCGGTGCCTATATGACCGCGCAGATCGCCCAGAACATCATGCGCGAGCATGGGCATGGCGGCTCGCTGATCTTCACCTCGTCCCTATCCGGGCACAACGCGAACTACATCGCCGGAGGACCCTCGCCGGTCGCCGCGTACGGCGCGACCAAGGCCGGCATCTACGAGTACGCGCGTTATCTGGGTGCAGCGCTGGCTCCGTACGGCATCCGTTCCAACGTGATCTCTCCCGGATACGTATGGTCGGGCATCCACGTCGGCCGCATCGACGACGCGGTGCATGACGCGATGATCGATGTGGTGCCGATGAAGCGTTTCGGCTGCAACGACGAATTGGCGGGCGCGCTGCTGTTCCTCGCCAGCGACGCGTCCTCGTATATCACCGGTGCCAATCTGCAGATCGACGGCGGCTACGCCATCTATTAA
- a CDS encoding Gfo/Idh/MocA family protein, translated as MSRLNGTRAAFDTNDEKVNVAILGAGRIAHTMADTLVKMAADPRYADLIHPYAVAARDLGRAQAFADQWGFDQAYGSYEDLVADPAVDLVYIATPHSLHAEQAILCMKAGKNVLVEKSFTANADQARETLDVACETGMLCAEAIWTRYMPSRRIINEILDSGEIGEVKSVSANLCYPVSDKARMTDPNTAGGALLDVGVYPLNFIDMAVGADHGRAIDHMDTSMVAHESGVDAQNSTTLVYDDGVMAVSASSMVAASDRGGYVWGTKGYLVVHNINNPEGIDVYGADHRLARHVEVPEQLTGYEYEVADAANALIDGKTECEAMPHKDTVRIMELMDSIRMRWGLRFPFED; from the coding sequence ATGAGCAGGCTGAACGGCACCCGCGCAGCATTCGACACCAATGACGAGAAGGTGAACGTCGCCATTCTGGGCGCGGGACGCATCGCGCACACCATGGCCGACACGTTGGTCAAAATGGCCGCCGACCCCCGCTATGCGGACCTGATCCACCCATATGCGGTGGCGGCTCGCGACTTGGGCCGCGCGCAGGCTTTCGCCGACCAGTGGGGATTCGACCAGGCGTACGGTTCGTATGAGGATCTGGTTGCCGACCCGGCCGTGGATCTGGTGTATATCGCCACGCCGCACAGTCTGCACGCCGAACAGGCGATCCTATGCATGAAGGCCGGCAAGAACGTGCTGGTGGAGAAGTCGTTCACCGCGAACGCCGACCAGGCCCGCGAAACGCTGGATGTGGCCTGCGAGACCGGCATGCTGTGCGCGGAGGCGATTTGGACGCGGTACATGCCCAGCCGCCGGATCATCAATGAGATCCTCGATTCGGGAGAGATCGGCGAAGTGAAGTCCGTAAGCGCGAATCTGTGCTATCCGGTGTCCGATAAGGCGCGTATGACCGATCCGAACACGGCCGGCGGCGCGCTGCTCGACGTGGGCGTGTATCCGTTGAATTTCATCGATATGGCGGTGGGCGCCGACCATGGCCGCGCGATCGACCATATGGACACCTCCATGGTGGCGCATGAGTCCGGTGTGGACGCGCAGAACTCCACCACGCTGGTTTACGACGACGGCGTGATGGCCGTCTCCGCCAGCTCGATGGTCGCCGCTTCCGACCGCGGCGGCTACGTGTGGGGCACCAAGGGATATCTGGTGGTGCATAACATCAACAATCCGGAAGGCATCGACGTGTATGGCGCGGACCATCGGCTGGCACGCCATGTGGAGGTTCCCGAGCAGCTCACCGGATATGAGTACGAGGTGGCAGACGCGGCGAACGCGTTGATCGACGGCAAAACCGAATGCGAGGCCATGCCGCATAAGGACACGGTGCGCATCATGGAGCTGATGGATTCGATTCGCATGCGCTGGGGTCTGAGGTTCCCGTTCGAGGACTGA
- a CDS encoding glycogen debranching N-terminal domain-containing protein, with product MQSNDTQRTRQPWMHDMKPLVHAPAQLWCAPDGVVDATASHAGAESIAGFYLGDTRIVSAIGLRVDGETPTPIGWDSRNKGESRSTLVARNIEGPTVDPQMRVNEHRSVSADGLIERVELRSALDEDRAVRLEMSLRFDMATMQEVKGGIESSAAKGGKVTLRHLPAGEAAGPRHGVAVDCGEISALVRAVGTPQGVDDVPQVSISGLECLFVWNLTVPARGVREVALDLRVETPSNAVMAADGPCPWTDVRVRADDNRLESWANVSLRDLDGLRMSVPALPHDEFLAAGAPWFFTLFGRDSLWAARFMLPLTTRTAMGTLRTLAHFQSRMSDPQTNASPGKIMHELRAEPLVSAGVFASDGMTLPPLYYGTIDATPLWIILLAEAARWGAPEEEVRALLPNLEAALAWLRDWGDCDGDGFLEYIDETGHGLSNQGWKDSGDSVRWNDGGIAQGPIALCEVQGYAYQAAMLGAELLERFGRDGAREWRAWAAELKARFNGSFWVEDERGRYPAIALDADKRPVDALTSNIGHLLGTGILDEQGVRDVVARLTGDDMMSGYGVRTMSGLAGGYSPDSYHCGSVWAHDSAIVMCGLRAEGYVEEAAAIAEGLISAAERFDYQIPELYSGDAGEYGPAPYPAACHPQAWSAASSVAVLSVLLDLNPGGDCGAGNAPCGSPLARGLRIER from the coding sequence ATGCAGAGCAACGATACGCAGCGTACGCGCCAGCCGTGGATGCATGATATGAAGCCGTTGGTGCACGCGCCCGCGCAGCTGTGGTGCGCGCCGGACGGCGTGGTCGACGCGACCGCGAGCCATGCGGGGGCGGAATCGATCGCGGGCTTCTACCTCGGGGACACGCGAATCGTCTCCGCCATCGGTCTGCGGGTGGATGGCGAAACCCCGACCCCTATCGGCTGGGATTCGCGGAACAAGGGCGAGAGCCGGTCCACACTGGTCGCGCGCAATATCGAAGGCCCCACGGTCGACCCTCAGATGCGCGTGAACGAACATCGTTCCGTAAGCGCCGACGGCCTCATCGAGCGCGTCGAACTGCGCAGCGCGCTGGATGAGGACCGCGCGGTCCGTCTCGAGATGTCGTTGCGATTCGACATGGCCACGATGCAGGAGGTGAAAGGAGGCATCGAGTCCTCCGCGGCGAAGGGCGGGAAGGTGACGCTGCGCCATCTGCCGGCAGGTGAGGCGGCGGGGCCGCGTCACGGCGTGGCGGTCGACTGCGGCGAGATATCCGCTCTCGTCCGTGCGGTCGGAACGCCGCAGGGAGTCGACGATGTTCCGCAGGTCTCCATATCGGGACTCGAATGCCTGTTCGTCTGGAATCTGACGGTTCCGGCGCGAGGCGTGCGCGAGGTGGCTTTGGATCTTCGCGTCGAGACCCCGAGCAACGCCGTCATGGCGGCGGACGGTCCCTGCCCGTGGACTGACGTTCGCGTGCGGGCCGACGACAATCGGCTGGAGAGCTGGGCGAACGTGTCGTTGCGCGATCTTGACGGGCTTCGCATGTCGGTGCCGGCGTTGCCCCACGATGAATTCCTGGCCGCCGGCGCGCCCTGGTTCTTCACGCTGTTCGGCCGCGACTCGCTGTGGGCGGCCCGGTTCATGCTGCCTCTGACGACGCGCACGGCCATGGGCACGCTGCGCACTCTCGCGCATTTCCAATCCCGGATGTCGGATCCGCAGACCAACGCGAGTCCCGGAAAGATCATGCATGAGCTGCGTGCCGAACCGTTGGTGTCCGCCGGCGTGTTCGCATCCGATGGGATGACGCTGCCGCCGCTGTACTACGGCACCATCGACGCGACTCCGCTGTGGATCATCCTGCTCGCCGAGGCCGCACGTTGGGGCGCGCCCGAAGAGGAGGTGCGCGCGCTGCTGCCGAATCTCGAAGCGGCCTTGGCTTGGCTGCGTGACTGGGGCGATTGCGATGGCGACGGCTTCCTGGAATACATCGACGAGACCGGCCATGGGCTGAGCAACCAAGGCTGGAAGGATTCGGGCGACTCGGTGCGTTGGAACGACGGCGGCATCGCGCAGGGGCCGATCGCCCTGTGCGAGGTGCAGGGTTACGCCTATCAGGCGGCCATGCTGGGCGCCGAGCTGCTGGAACGTTTCGGCCGCGACGGCGCACGGGAATGGCGCGCGTGGGCGGCGGAACTCAAAGCCCGGTTCAACGGGAGCTTCTGGGTGGAGGACGAGCGCGGCCGATATCCGGCGATCGCCCTGGACGCGGACAAGCGTCCCGTCGACGCGCTGACCAGCAACATCGGTCATCTGCTGGGCACTGGCATCCTCGACGAGCAGGGTGTGCGCGACGTGGTCGCCCGTCTGACGGGCGACGACATGATGAGCGGATACGGCGTGCGCACGATGAGCGGCCTGGCCGGCGGATATTCGCCCGACAGCTATCACTGCGGATCGGTGTGGGCCCACGACAGCGCCATCGTCATGTGCGGTCTGCGGGCCGAAGGATACGTCGAGGAGGCGGCCGCCATCGCCGAAGGACTGATCAGCGCCGCGGAGAGGTTCGACTACCAGATTCCGGAACTGTATTCGGGCGATGCGGGGGAGTACGGTCCTGCGCCGTATCCGGCGGCATGCCATCCCCAGGCATGGTCGGCGGCCTCGTCGGTCGCGGTGCTGTCGGTGCTGCTCGACCTGAATCCCGGCGGCGATTGCGGCGCGGGGAACGCTCCGTGCGGCTCCCCATTGGCCCGTGGCCTGCGCATCGAGCGATAG
- the xseA gene encoding exodeoxyribonuclease VII large subunit, with protein sequence MTSFMGTPNPGAPAAVDIPAEPRPLDQLPARAGETTAANPWPVSILSQKFHTAVDRWPSAWVCGQITQINTRRAGSAYITLRDDFEDIAMEVNGFGQFAAAASQFTQGDRVVIHGKPNLWMKRTSLSLRGDMILRVGAGGSLKAMIDELRKRLKGEGLFDEDHKLPLPQFPGRIGLICAPQARAEGDVITNVNLRWPAVEFSVVHVHVQGEQCPADVVKAIEQLDADPQVDVIIVARGGGAFEDLIGFSDERVVRAAYACATPLVSAIGHEDDWTLLDLVADMRASTPTDAAKRVVPDVREQQQLIENAIGQMRLRVRARVDNEIRLVEGYANRPSLTQPLTMLEPHQRFVDEALQRLDIGLRRIADDAALTIEKAHASLTALSPQSTLNRGYAVVQTADGHVLDDAASVSPGDELTLTLKRGVLTAQATSSAVD encoded by the coding sequence ATGACATCGTTTATGGGAACCCCGAATCCAGGCGCGCCCGCCGCCGTGGATATCCCCGCCGAGCCGCGGCCGCTGGACCAACTGCCCGCGCGCGCCGGCGAGACCACCGCGGCCAATCCGTGGCCGGTAAGCATTCTGAGCCAGAAGTTCCACACGGCCGTGGATCGCTGGCCCTCGGCCTGGGTCTGCGGGCAGATCACGCAGATCAACACGCGTCGCGCAGGCTCCGCCTACATCACCCTCCGCGACGATTTCGAGGACATCGCGATGGAGGTCAACGGCTTCGGCCAGTTCGCCGCCGCCGCCTCGCAATTCACGCAGGGCGACCGCGTGGTGATCCACGGCAAGCCGAACCTGTGGATGAAACGCACCTCGCTGTCGTTGCGCGGCGACATGATCCTGCGCGTCGGCGCTGGCGGCAGCCTGAAAGCCATGATCGACGAACTGCGCAAGCGGCTCAAGGGAGAAGGCTTGTTCGACGAGGACCACAAACTTCCCCTGCCCCAATTCCCCGGCCGCATCGGCTTGATATGCGCACCTCAGGCCCGCGCCGAAGGCGATGTGATCACCAATGTGAATCTGCGTTGGCCGGCCGTGGAATTCTCGGTCGTGCACGTGCACGTGCAGGGCGAACAGTGCCCCGCGGATGTGGTCAAAGCCATCGAACAATTGGACGCCGACCCGCAGGTGGACGTAATCATCGTGGCCCGCGGCGGCGGCGCGTTCGAGGATCTCATCGGCTTCTCCGACGAGCGTGTGGTGCGCGCGGCCTACGCCTGCGCCACCCCCCTGGTCTCCGCCATCGGACACGAGGACGATTGGACGCTGCTGGATCTGGTGGCCGACATGCGCGCCTCCACACCGACCGACGCGGCCAAACGTGTGGTGCCGGACGTGCGCGAGCAACAACAGCTGATCGAGAACGCCATCGGCCAGATGCGGCTGCGCGTGCGCGCCCGCGTGGACAACGAGATCCGCCTGGTCGAAGGCTATGCGAACCGGCCGAGTCTGACCCAGCCCCTGACCATGCTGGAACCCCACCAACGGTTCGTAGACGAGGCGCTGCAACGATTGGACATCGGCCTGCGTCGCATCGCCGACGACGCAGCGCTCACCATCGAAAAGGCGCACGCCTCGCTCACCGCGCTCAGCCCCCAATCCACACTGAACCGCGGCTATGCCGTCGTGCAGACCGCCGACGGGCATGTGCTCGACGACGCGGCGAGCGTCTCCCCCGGCGACGAGCTCACCCTGACCTTGAAGCGCGGCGTCCTCACCGCCCAAGCCACGTCATCCGCCGTCGACTGA
- a CDS encoding cation transporter has protein sequence MLNQKRVEQRALGVGIACNAVMGAAGLTVFFITGMEAIFLDGVFTVIALISGLVALVVSSRSARTTDRFPNGFFALEPLYAIVKAVLTLSLLAFSTINVTQAAIEYWRFGIGEPLVLGPVVWYELVMVAICVGMVLFYRYENARIHGASTMLDAEARTTLVDGMVSGGIGVAALALTFVPLDSPLGWLNYTGDFFITIALVAISLKEPLTVLHDGFVELIGGRVIDEETNEHIELEARGHLPGGTSLDRVHVFKQGMSYTVDVYLLCENDTMNVSHVNSRKQELEAALRPRFPIVDVNFVFD, from the coding sequence ATGCTCAATCAGAAACGTGTGGAACAGCGTGCGCTCGGCGTGGGTATCGCATGCAATGCGGTGATGGGCGCCGCGGGTCTGACGGTGTTCTTCATCACCGGTATGGAGGCGATTTTCCTAGACGGTGTGTTCACCGTCATCGCGTTGATCTCCGGGCTGGTGGCGCTGGTCGTCTCGTCGCGCAGCGCGCGCACCACAGACCGGTTCCCCAACGGGTTTTTCGCGTTGGAACCGCTGTATGCGATCGTCAAGGCGGTGCTGACTTTGTCGCTGCTCGCTTTCTCCACCATCAACGTCACGCAGGCGGCCATTGAGTATTGGCGCTTCGGCATAGGGGAGCCGTTGGTGCTCGGTCCTGTGGTCTGGTATGAGCTGGTGATGGTGGCGATCTGCGTGGGGATGGTGTTGTTCTACCGCTATGAGAACGCGCGCATTCACGGTGCCAGCACCATGCTCGACGCGGAGGCGCGCACCACGCTGGTCGATGGCATGGTTTCCGGCGGCATCGGCGTGGCCGCGTTGGCGCTCACCTTTGTGCCGTTGGATTCGCCGCTCGGATGGCTCAACTACACCGGTGATTTCTTCATCACCATCGCTTTGGTGGCGATTTCGCTCAAGGAACCGCTGACCGTGCTGCACGACGGATTCGTCGAACTGATCGGCGGCCGCGTCATCGACGAGGAGACCAACGAGCATATCGAACTCGAAGCGCGTGGGCATCTGCCCGGAGGCACCAGTCTCGACCGCGTCCACGTGTTCAAACAAGGCATGAGCTACACGGTCGACGTGTACCTGCTGTGCGAGAACGACACGATGAACGTCAGCCACGTCAACAGCCGCAAACAGGAGCTGGAAGCCGCGCTGCGTCCACGATTCCCCATCGTCGACGTGAACTTCGTGTTCGACTGA
- a CDS encoding amidohydrolase family protein, whose protein sequence is MQTQRPLLSKDGVVGSIPIWGTIPSACRRPSPPVRCLEKRAALLSCCPLSNLRLNVVGDVRDLPLRELARAGVRITVNSDDPAYFGGYIADNYIALVEAGYTMSELAEFARQSLLATFDTPENQSADLAAWEAWRRRYSSLLQ, encoded by the coding sequence ATGCAAACACAAAGGCCGCTCCTTTCTAAAGATGGTGTCGTAGGTTCGATTCCTATCTGGGGCACCATTCCTTCGGCATGCCGACGGCCGAGCCCGCCGGTGCGTTGTCTGGAAAAGCGTGCCGCTTTGCTGTCCTGCTGCCCGCTATCCAATCTGCGGCTCAATGTGGTGGGGGACGTACGCGACCTGCCGTTGCGCGAACTGGCCCGGGCCGGCGTGCGCATCACCGTGAACTCCGACGATCCGGCCTACTTCGGCGGATACATCGCCGACAACTACATCGCGTTGGTCGAAGCCGGCTATACGATGTCCGAACTCGCCGAATTCGCGCGCCAGTCGCTGCTCGCCACCTTCGACACCCCGGAGAACCAGTCCGCCGACCTCGCCGCATGGGAGGCGTGGCGTCGGCGGTACAGCTCGCTGCTCCAGTAA